In Gambusia affinis linkage group LG08, SWU_Gaff_1.0, whole genome shotgun sequence, a single window of DNA contains:
- the rps13 gene encoding 40S ribosomal protein S13, which translates to MGRMHAPGKGLSQSALPYRRSVPTWLKLTSDDVKEQIFKLAKKGLTPSQIGVILRDSHGVAQVRFVTGNKILRILKSKGLAPDLPEDLYHLIKKAVAVRKHLERNRKDKDAKFRLILIESRIHRLARYYKTKRVLAPNWKYESSTASALVA; encoded by the exons ATGGGTCGCATGCACGCTCCCGG AAAGGGCTTGTCCCAGTCAGCTCTGCCTTACAGGCGCAGTGTTCCCACT TGGCTCAAGCTCACATCTGATGATGTAAAAGAGCAGATCTTCAAGCTGGCCAAAAAGGGTCTGACTCCCTCTCAGATTG GTGTGATCCTGAGGGATTCCCACGGTGTTGCCCAGGTGCGTTTCGTCACGGGCAACAAGATCTTGAGGATCCTCAAGTCCAAGGGTCTGGCCCCTGACCTGCCTGAGGATCTGTACCACCTCATCAAGAAGGCTGTGGCGGTCAGGAAGCACttggagagaaacagaaag GATAAGGATGCCAAGTTCCGCCTGATTCTCATTGAGAGCAGGATCCACAGGCTGGCCCGTTACTACAAGACCAAGAGAGTACTGGCCCCCAACTGGAAGTA tGAGTCTTCTACAGCTTCTGCTCTGGTGGCATAA